In Diceros bicornis minor isolate mBicDic1 chromosome 21, mDicBic1.mat.cur, whole genome shotgun sequence, the sequence CCAGAAGGTTGATGTCCTGCCCTGGTGGgggccagaaggacacatggCTCTTAAAGGACTTGCAGTTTACTGCTGAGCAAGCGTGGCCCTGCACATACCTATttgtcctctattttatattcaGTAATTCTGTTATTATAGGGGTCTGTGTTTAAATTTGGTGAGATACCCAGGCGTAACTGTAATTTGACACTCAGCATCAAGTCCATGAAGGTTTGCCAACTAGTGCATTTCAGCAGACGTAAATTCAGAACCCATGTTGTAGACACAAAAGACTTTTATctttttgtcatatattttagtaaatccTGAATTCACAGTTGGGTCAAACtgtggacttctgttttttatttttttattttttttatttcctcaccCTGTATCcaggtttctttccttttttttgggggggggtcacTGGATATACTTCAGGGGGGTCCTCTCTACTGCACTCACATTGATACATTTCTTCCTTAGCATGCCACCAAATACCTCCCTCCAAATATGTTCTCTCATGAGTGTTGAGTATCCCCCCAGTGGACGCACTTCTCGCACAGGGTAGAGTCTCCCCTGAGCCTCGAGTCAGTTGCAGCTCTGCTCTCAAATACAGATAGGTCTGGGCTCAGACACAGGACCCAGGCCACTTTAAGGAGGGCCCAATCCCATACTTCTGTCCCTAAACACCAATTAATTATCAAAACTACTGATTTTGTTCAGCTAAATCTATAACAGAGGGTCCATTGGACTCAACAATGCAACACACGCAACGTGGCTGAGTGCGTCCTGGCCTGTAGGAAGAGTGCTGGTTAGTGAGCCAAAGCAAGAGCAGATGGACCCCTGGGGTGACGTCACCGTCTAGACAGCCTGCTCACAGGCAACAAGTCCAGTTGCTGTGGTCACCTGCAGAGGCAGATGGCCCCACTCAAAATGAGGTTCAGATGTTAAGACTGATgacgacacacacacaccatgaggGTATGAATGGTTTATTCCTTACATAACTGAGGTCAGCAGGGCAGTGTCTCAAGCAGGTCCAAAGTGGTTTGAGAGCGTGAGGAGAGGAGACTGGGCTGGATGTTTATTGTGGTTGGGGGGGCTGGGGCGAGCGCCCCCATGTTCGAGCAGGGGCTTGAGTGGTTTAAATCTTCTGCTGGCATCAAGGGAGGGAGCACCCAGGCTTTCTTACCAGTGTGCCCTGATGTGGGCATGAGGAGGCGAGTAGGGCGCAAGGGTTAACTGCTGTCAACAAACATCAGAAAACAGATTGACTGCTCAGTCCACTGTTTGGGAAGTCAGAGGCAGCTCTCCAGACAGTTGCTGTGCTCCCACTTCATTGCTTCTTGCTCGAGATTCTCCGTCTCCTGCATGCAGGCACAGGTGGCCCGAGTGCCCAGTGAGCACATCTCAGCCCTGCAGTGGTGTCCCTACAGAATGTGTTAAGTGGTGAAATTATGTGTAgtatcttttttccccttttccaaatttgcattttatagaatgaCGTtgacttgaaaatttaaaaaatttaattgcaGAAGCTACATTTGAAATTGTGGCTGTTACACACTCATGAGCACACGTCTGTACAGCAGGTGATTCTGCTACCTGCCGCCTAGTGATGCACTCGTTGGCGGCCCCCGCCCCTGCATGGGGTGATCAGGGATGGTGGTTGCCTCTGCAGTAGCTGGAACTGCCCCCAGACCACACGTGGTAACTGGGGATTGGCAACAACcagagggggttggggggtgggcaccagCTCTCGCTTGTTGGGCGATTTCAGCCCTTTTTAAAAACGCCATCCTGAGACATCCTTGCCCCTGGCAAGGGCAAGGAGGGCAGGAGTCCACAGATGACCACGCCAAGAAAGGGACGGCGTTTTGGATTTGGGGAACAGTGTTCAGATCCCAGTCCCAGCAGGAAGTGTGACGGTTCTTCTCTCGCCCTGTCTTCTCCACTTAccctttctcctctccccagTTTCTCTGTTTCCCTACCATATAAaccaataattaaaataattaagggTCCTTTGAGAAAAATAAGGTTGGGGAAAGAGGCAAAAGGACTTGAGATGGTGTGACACAGAGAGGTACATACACTTGCTTGCCCCCAGTCTCTTCTCCACACAGTAgatgatcttgttaaaatgtaggtCAGATCAAAACCCtgcaacatctccccatttcacccaccataaaagccaaagtccttgtGATGGCCACAAGGCCCTTCATGATACAGCTGCCATTACTCTCACTTCACCTGCTTCTCCCTTTGCTCACTGCACTCCCAGCCACCTGACCTTTGATGATCCTTGAATGTTCTAGGCCCACTTCTGctgagggcctttgcactggctattctCACTGCCTGCCCCCCATCCACCCCCATCTCACTGGTCATTCTCTTATCTGCTTCAAGTTGTTGCTCAGAGGACACCTCAGTGAGGTCCCCACTTGAAACTGAGCCAGACCCATCTCCTACCTTACTTCTGCTTCACAGCAGTCGTGACCACTAGgtccttctctctccccactggCACGTCAACTTGAGGGCAGGcatttttgtctgtcttgtttccCACAGTATCCCCAGTGAATGGCGTATAGTAAATATTCGACAAGTATTTACTGAAAGAAGGAATGTTCAAAGCCAGGCTGGACAAGAAGAAATGTGAAGCCAGAGGGCTGCGTGACAGCGAGAAAGCACGAGGGTCAACAGCCTGCACCTCTCCACGAGGCGAAGAGACCGAGCACGTGAGTTGGAGGAAAACAGGGCAAAGTTGTCATCAAAACTGCAGATGCGGCAGTTTCTTGTCTAGGGTGTTGCCTTCACAAAGAGGGGCTGAAGTGGAGGGGAAGGGGTGAAGAAACCTGAGGGGTGAGTGTGACGGACGATGCCTCTGCAGGTGATCAGTGACGGGCCACTCTGGACGGTCTCTGAGATGAGGGTAGGCAGCCCATTCTGGCCTAAGCCCACGGGACTGACCTTTGCATCCTTGAGTCAACTCTTCCACACTTTCTTCAAACCTCCCACAACCTCTCCCTCCTCATTCGGAACTGATGGCCTTACCTCTACTTccttgaaaacacagaagccaaacACTTACCTTTCTTCCATAACTGCAAACCTTACTACATGTGCccatctcctcccttcctcctggaaCAATGCAGAAGGTGCttctccacccatccatccatcctatgACACCCCCAGGTTGAGAGCTGCTGGCTGGCATCCACAGGTCTCCCTCATGGCAGACGTGTTGCTTCTGGGCCAAGGTCTCCCTGCTCAGGGAGCAGGGGCACAGCTCTGGGAAACTGAGGAGGGAGGCTGGTCCCCACCTTCTAAGGGCACCTAGCAGGTGCTCCAAAAGTGTCTAGTGATGAATGGACCTGCGAAAAAACTGAGCCTGGGAGCTTGTGGAGTACTGCAGGAGCATGGAGAGAGCTGGCCTCTGTGGGGCTGACAGCCAGGACCGTGAGGCACAGAACTGGAGGCTGGGAAACAGCTGACTGTGTGATTGTGCGGCAGCCCCGTGCAGGGCCATGGGCACCTGAGTCACAGCGGAGCCATGAAGAGAAAGCATGACCTGAGACTGCAGGTGGGCCCAAAGGAAAGGGAGCAGGGGGGCCTGTGTGCAGTTACAGAACGAACAAGAAAGGGTGAGGAATTGGTGGCAATGAGTATGCACCACCTCTGGGGGAGGGTGACCACAATCAGACCTGAAAACCCTTGACCTGATTTTATGTAAACAGAATATCAGTTACAGCCAGTGACAAAGAACTCATTCTTTATGTCTAATTACCAGACAACACAATTACTGTGGTTATCTTGAACCAAATGTCAGTTCACTTCCTTGGTTACGTTTGGTAACAATAATAAACTCTATTCCTGAATATGCAGCCTCTATCATCTTTTCCCACCTAACAAATATGGCAGTCTGATAACAAAacgtaaaaacaaaacaacaaagaaacaagagatcaCATGAGGTGGGAACTggcaggggaaggaggggagggagccataAAGGATGTCTCCAATGAGGGTCCCAGGCTTTGTGGACAGCGGGACCTGGGTGTGGAGGGCAGTGGGTGAGCCCAGCTTCAAGtctgggaggtgggagaggctgagacatggccagagaagctggagAGGAGCCAGCCTGTCTCACTCCCTGGTGTGGGTCAGCTGGTGCTTGACCAGCTTCGACCGCtggctgaaggctttcccacaagCAGTGCAGTCATAGGGCTTCACCCCAGTGTGAATCCTCTGGTGCTGGATGAGGACTGAGCGCTGGCTGAAGGATTTCCCACACTCATTGCACTTATAGGGTCTCTCACCAGTGTGGATTATCTGATGTTGAATAAGGTGTGAACTCTGGCTGAAGCCCTTACCACACTCAACACACATGTAcggcttctctccagtgtgaaccTTCTGGTGGTGAATGAGGTTTGAGCTTCGATTGAAGGCTTTACCACACTGGTTACACTCATGGGGCTTCAATCCATTATGGATTCTCTGATGCTGAATGAGAGTTGAACTCTGGCTGAAGGTTTTTCCACATTCAGTACATtcgtagggtttctctccagtgtgaactcgCTGGTGGAGGATAAGGTTGGAGCTGCGACCGAACGTTTTCCCACATTCACGACACTCATAGGGCTTGTCGCCCGTGTGCACACCCTGATGTTGAATGAGGGCTGAGCTGTGGCTGAAGGCCTTCCCGCAGATGCTGCATTCATATGGCTTCTCTCCTGTGTGGATTATCTGGTGCTTTCTGAGCACTGAGCTGTAACTGAAGGCTTttccacacacactacacacatgaggcttttctccagtgtgaattctccgGTGCTGAATGAGGCTTGAACTCTGACTAAAGGCCTTCCCGCAGTCACtgcatttatagggtttctctccagtgtgaaccCTGTGATGCTTAATGAGGTTGGAGACCCGGCTGAATGGTTTGCCGCACTCGTTACACTCGTACGGTCTCTCTCCAGTGTGAACCCTCTGATGCTTCCTCAGGTGTGAGCTCTGGCTGAATGCTTTCCCACACTCATTACACTCGAAAGGCTTCTCACCTGTGTGAATCCTGTGGTGTTTGATGAGGTTTGAGCTCCGCCTGAAGGCCTTTCCACATTCGGTGCACACATACGGCTTCTCCCCAGAATGAATTCTTTGATGTTGGATGAGGTTTGAGCTCCGCctgaaggccttcccacattcgcTGCATTCGTAGGGCTTCTCACTCATGTGAGACTTCTGGTGCTTTTTAAGGCTGGAGTTCTGgctgaaggcttttccacattcactACAAACATGAGGCGTCTCTCCACTGTGGTTAATCTGATGCCTGATGAGGTTTGCGTGCACACGGAAGGCTTTCCCGCATTCACTGCACTGGTGGGGTTTCTCATTCATGTGTGACCTCTGATGACTTTTAAGAACCGAGTTCTGGCTGAAGGATTTTCCACACTCAGTGCAGAGGAAGGACTTCTGTCCGGTGTGGATTATCTGATGCTGAACAAGATCAGCATTTCCTCTGAAGGTCTCCCCACACTCGTTACATATGAATGGGCCTTCAGCTGTGTGAAGCCCCTCGTGGCTAGTCGGGTCCATGCTGTCCCGGAAGCTCTGGCCACACATGTCGTACGGATGCAGCCTTTCTTCTGCAGGGATTCCCTGATATGCCCTGGGGTTTGGGCTCAGGCTGAAGCTTCTCTCAAAATTGTCACAGTCCAGCTCTCTCTCCCCTAAGGGGCTCTTAAGAAGCACTGCCACTGGTGTGAAGTCCCCCTCCTGGTAGAGGGGCTGCACCCATCTCTCCTCATCAGGGACTCCCCAGTCTCTCTCTAACACGTCATCACAGAGTTCTCCAAGCTCAGCTGCTTGGGAAACATCACTGGTATAGTTTTCTGACATTTCTGCCTGTGATTCCAAATGCTCAGAAACTTCTTCCGTCTGAAGAAATTCCTTGCCCTCAGTCCTGGTGTCCCAATCTGAAATGACAAACATAAAGTCACTTGGAAGGAAGCAGGAAAACATACAGATGAGTCTGGGGGTATGGGACCCACTGGGGGTGGTAGTCCCAGATCTtttgaggggaccagggaggggctgcGAGAGCTCTGAGGGGACAAGGTTGCCCAGCAACTGAAGATTGACCCTCAACCCCTTACCCCCAGCACCCACATCTCAGAAAGTCACCAGCAGTCTCCCTACTGGTTCAGGCCAAAATCCTGTGTGCCCCTCAGCTGCCCTTCCTTTGGCCCACAGCAGGTCATTAGCAAGTACTGTCAGCTCTGGCTTGAGTGTGTCCCAAACCCAGGTGCTCACCCTTCCCACTTGTACAAGGAAAGCATTACCTGCCTCGCATCACATTGTTAAACATTCTACCCCTTTTGCTTTTCCACGGTGCATGGTGTCAACTTCTCAAGCCTATATTTGTTCTCTCAGTGCCAACTGATGGCATTCAGGCTTTGCCTTAGGAGTCGCCAGTGGGGAGGTGGGCCCTCTGCCAGCAGGTGCAGGAGAGCCCATCCTCTTCAGAGAAGCAAGGCTGGTTCCGATGGCATGGGGGGTTGAGAACTGTGGTGGGGACTTGTGTGAAACACCAGATTCCGTCCCATTCAACAGAGGAGCCTTCAGAGACCTTGCCCTGTCCTGCCAGTCACTTTTACCCCCTAAGACTTGCAACTCTGACTGGTGTTAGCTGGACAATTTCGTGCCCCAGTACAATGTTTAAGCAGCTGCATCCGTCTTTCAGAAGGCAGAAACGTGCACAAGGCTCCTCATCACACCAGAAGGGGTCTGGCACCTCCCCCTTCTCTCTTCATGCCTGAAGGAACAAGGAAACCCTCACTCTCCTGGATCTCTCACTTCAACGAAGATCTTCAGTCTCTGTCTCATTCAAGTTGAACACCCAGGCCATGCCACTGCCATCTTTTCCTACCTGGACACTGAACAGCTTCCTTGGTCTCCTACCTTCCCCTCCTGCCCAGACAGCCTGGTGACATAAGAGCACTTCAACATCCTCCCAGGCCCTCCCTGagcccacccccacctctcctCTTGCTGTTCCCTCAGCAAGGTGGATATGCTCAACTCAAGATCTGCCTTGCTTGGAACACCCTCCCCTGATGGTTCTacactccctccttcccttcctcctggtcTCTGCTCAAACACATCTCACTGGAGAGCCTTCTCTGACTGTTGCCCCTCCTTGCTATGTCCTACACAGCCCTGATTGCTCCCTGACAGGGCTCTATGTCCTGGGACTGGGGCAACCCCTCGTCTGGCTGCAGTCAGTGGTGCTGAGTGTGGGTGAAGGACAGCCCCCCAACACCCAGCCTCCTTGGGCGTGTCGCCCTCCGACCTGCCCCTCAGTTCAGGCTGACACTGCCTGGAACTTCTAGAATCTACCACCACAACAGCATTCTGTCTCCTGCCTCATCTGGATGCTTCTGTTCTCCTTGGAGCCACCAGAGTGATCTCAATGCAGACCCGGCCTGGTCATGTTCAGCATCTCTGCCCACCATGCCCACACACCTGGTGGTGACTGTCACATTCCAGTCACCCACCCGTGGTCCAGACACACTGTGCTGTAGCACCCCCAGCCAGAACTCCCCTGCACGAGTCTGTGCCAGGCCTCTCACCTATGGGACTCAGCCACATGGCTGGCACACAGACATGGGTGACATGCTTTACTTTCCTGCTGACCCTCAGGCAGGAGGGTCATCAGCACAGGTGGCACACGGGCTGACCACGTTCTCCAGTGAGCCTCAGAGTCCACCAGGTTGGGAGCCCTGCCCCAGGGTGTCTAGGAAATGTCCACATGCTGCTGTGTTCCCAGGAGTGATGAAGGGAGACAGACTCACTGTCCAgcagacagggaggctgctgcaGGAAACAAGGGTCTGGACGGGATGGCCTGGGGCTTGCTGTGCCCCCTGCTGCCCCTAGCGACTGACCTGGGGAGCCCCTGCCCTCTTCTCGCTGCATGTGAAGAAGGGACCAGAAGGGGATGACACATACAGGAGTCAGCAAAGCTTTTCCATAAAGCGTCAGAGAGGAcccattttaggctttgtggctgTATGGTCTCTGTCATATGGTCTGCTTTGTTACAACCCCAAATCTCAAAACCATTCTTTGCTTGCAGGTCATAAAAAACCACTGGCTAGCTCAATCTGGCCTGTGGGCGACAGTTTGCTGAACCCTGATTGAGACAAAGTCATTTGTGTGGCTCAGGCGATGGTGGCAATGGGATCTGGATTTTGGGCTGGAGCCACTGTTGACCTGGAAGTCTTTTATCGAGACAGGAAACAAAAAGGAGTCCTGTGGGTGAGGATGGTCAGAGGTCACTTCACATTTGTTAAATTTGACATAATTCTTCTCTGCAACATAAGAACTgctggaaaaaataatgaaagttcctcttttgaaaggaaatataaaatcagaaatatggTTTCCCTTAAGGAAacctaaaaaaaggaaatacagtaaaatttgggtttaaaggagaaggaaaagatttGAAAGAAATGCAGCTGCTTGCACTGTCCTCGCTGCCCCAACTGTGACACCAACTGGAGAAAAGAATGAGGACTCCGAGCTCTTCAAGAACACAACAAGCCCGTTAGCATTAACCAGGAGGAAACACTCATGCAAGACCTTGATGATTAGTGGCTTCCAGGTTTGTGAAAAACAGCTTAGGTGAGTACCCAAGTGAAAGCCACGCTCAGCTGAATGCCACGTGTGCCATTGGCACAGCAGCAACCTCACCCAGTACCTTACTCAGCCACCTGCCACACAGACCTGACATGGCACTGCACATTCAGGTGGGGGCTCCACTAATCTTCTGTCTCCCACACAGCagcttctgttttcattttacttaataatttattgaggtgaaattcacaaacataaaattaactgttttaaataaacaattcagtggcattttgtacatttacaatgttgtgcagtcaccacctctatctagttccaaaacatttctatCACTACACAGCAAAGCCCCTTACCCATTACAGTTTATCTGCTTatctccctcccccagctcccgGCAACCATCAATCTGCATTTTTTCTCTAAGGATTCACCTATTCCTGACATCACATCTGAATGCAATCATGTGactttttgtgtctggattctttcacttagcctaacgTTTATGCAGGTTCATCTACATGGTAGCAAgcatcagtgcttcattccttttcatggcagGATAATATTCCATCGcatgggtataccacattttgtttatccactcatccactgatgaacatctgggctgcctgcaccttttggctgttgtgaatagtgctgctatgaacatgatgTACATGTACTTGTTTGAGCACTTGTCTTCAAttctttgggtatatatctagtggtggaatttctgggtcatatggtaatacTCTTTAAACTTCagaggaactgccaaattgtattccacagtggctgcaccattttatattccaaccagcaatgaaccagggttccaatttctgcacatccttcaaaacacttgttatttattttatcattacaATCATTCTAGTGGGTCTGAAGTGgtaatctcattgtggttttgatttgcgtttctcaAATGAGTAATGAATTTGAGCATCTTTTGATTTGCTTGTTGgcaatttgtatattttctttggagaaatgttcatTCAAGTCCttagctcatttttaaattggtttgtcttttgttattgagttgtttgagttctttgtatattctgggtaCTAGACTCTCACtagatatacagtttgcaaagattttctcccattctgtaggatgtcttttcactttcttgatgtccTTTGATgcccaaagtttttaattttgatgaagcccaatttacctttttctttttttgttcatgcttttggtgtcatatctaacaaTCCGTTGCCAAACCCAAGGTTACGAAAATTTACCACTTTTCTTCTAAGAGGTTTATGACTTTAGTTCTTATATTTAGGTTGTTGgatcattttcagttaatttttg encodes:
- the ZNF16 gene encoding zinc finger protein 16 isoform X1, which codes for MTKRTPAAQAAQPLELLPPVPAMPSLRARPEEAEMEPSVPGPSPWTPTAQACVNDAPTVTHPGSALRGSLCCGNTELRTTPLHHQQPDWDTRTEGKEFLQTEEVSEHLESQAEMSENYTSDVSQAAELGELCDDVLERDWGVPDEERWVQPLYQEGDFTPVAVLLKSPLGERELDCDNFERSFSLSPNPRAYQGIPAEERLHPYDMCGQSFRDSMDPTSHEGLHTAEGPFICNECGETFRGNADLVQHQIIHTGQKSFLCTECGKSFSQNSVLKSHQRSHMNEKPHQCSECGKAFRVHANLIRHQINHSGETPHVCSECGKAFSQNSSLKKHQKSHMSEKPYECSECGKAFRRSSNLIQHQRIHSGEKPYVCTECGKAFRRSSNLIKHHRIHTGEKPFECNECGKAFSQSSHLRKHQRVHTGERPYECNECGKPFSRVSNLIKHHRVHTGEKPYKCSDCGKAFSQSSSLIQHRRIHTGEKPHVCSVCGKAFSYSSVLRKHQIIHTGEKPYECSICGKAFSHSSALIQHQGVHTGDKPYECRECGKTFGRSSNLILHQRVHTGEKPYECTECGKTFSQSSTLIQHQRIHNGLKPHECNQCGKAFNRSSNLIHHQKVHTGEKPYMCVECGKGFSQSSHLIQHQIIHTGERPYKCNECGKSFSQRSVLIQHQRIHTGVKPYDCTACGKAFSQRSKLVKHQLTHTRE
- the ZNF16 gene encoding zinc finger protein 16 isoform X2; translated protein: MPSLRARPEEAEMEPSVPGPSPWTPTAQACVNDAPTVTHPGSALRGSLCCGNTELRTTPLHHQQPDWDTRTEGKEFLQTEEVSEHLESQAEMSENYTSDVSQAAELGELCDDVLERDWGVPDEERWVQPLYQEGDFTPVAVLLKSPLGERELDCDNFERSFSLSPNPRAYQGIPAEERLHPYDMCGQSFRDSMDPTSHEGLHTAEGPFICNECGETFRGNADLVQHQIIHTGQKSFLCTECGKSFSQNSVLKSHQRSHMNEKPHQCSECGKAFRVHANLIRHQINHSGETPHVCSECGKAFSQNSSLKKHQKSHMSEKPYECSECGKAFRRSSNLIQHQRIHSGEKPYVCTECGKAFRRSSNLIKHHRIHTGEKPFECNECGKAFSQSSHLRKHQRVHTGERPYECNECGKPFSRVSNLIKHHRVHTGEKPYKCSDCGKAFSQSSSLIQHRRIHTGEKPHVCSVCGKAFSYSSVLRKHQIIHTGEKPYECSICGKAFSHSSALIQHQGVHTGDKPYECRECGKTFGRSSNLILHQRVHTGEKPYECTECGKTFSQSSTLIQHQRIHNGLKPHECNQCGKAFNRSSNLIHHQKVHTGEKPYMCVECGKGFSQSSHLIQHQIIHTGERPYKCNECGKSFSQRSVLIQHQRIHTGVKPYDCTACGKAFSQRSKLVKHQLTHTRE